A portion of the Flavobacterium magnum genome contains these proteins:
- a CDS encoding T9SS type B sorting domain-containing protein, with translation MTKKYTLLLLLLIFQASFAQSDCADAIVVCGNSGFSGLTVTGIGTQELGTGITCGSSENNSIWIRLDIATSGTLGFTLVPESNDINEDFDFFIFGPNVSCGNLGPVKRCSTTNPFAAQQGDNHTGLNATETDVSEGPGEAGNSFLSMLDVIAGESYFLVVDRPVGTSNFSINWTGTGGFNDPPIFDLPSGTTTLDIGKCDDDNIDDRITEFNLEQNTPLIIGNQSNVTVTYYTTQNDAFVGTNAIANTGNFLNTQNPQTIYTRIENNTTHCFANAEFKITLSIVFPFKESVTCDSTEIDNDDTNGQAVFDLEKVTQDVFAGIAYDNLNISYYLNQDDADHDRNPLPRFFHNTVPDVQTIIIKASNGDCSDTVAIRLIVNPLPQKITGHYFQCDSGEHPDGLTTFELHRADGVFTTANPGIEVEYFGSMSDVQNNLPLPAFFDNTVNPQAVIVRQTNPDTQCISYATLMLHGGTDDAQPDIVLNNCDVYGQENGFTTFNLDDSHIALTGGQMLAYYNTPQDAVIQQHAITNTTTFPNPVAYESFVYARIDDGGLNCSMIRRIRLVVNTLPDIEEQSDGNDFVCLNKPDEFITIDAAVRDPFFADYEYLWEYNSIPFHMNTYSVQVNHPGTYKVTVIKPTGCRKVRTVEVFPSSDATIDSVDIQDITFGTNTVTVNLTPDSIGQYVYSLDNPSGPFQDSNFFDNVASGIHTVYVKDVNGCGMVSRLIAVLGIPEYFTPNGDGVHDSWRIDGVDTVFNSDTNVLIFDRFGKFIKEIAKNDTGGWDGTFLGRPLPSDDYWYVLNLEDGRTIKGHFALRR, from the coding sequence ATGACGAAAAAATACACCCTACTCCTTTTACTTTTGATATTTCAGGCGTCTTTTGCACAGAGTGATTGCGCCGATGCGATTGTGGTTTGCGGAAATTCCGGTTTCAGCGGACTCACCGTGACCGGGATCGGAACTCAGGAATTGGGAACCGGGATTACATGTGGCAGCAGCGAGAACAACAGCATCTGGATCAGGCTGGACATCGCAACCTCGGGTACGCTCGGATTCACGTTGGTTCCGGAAAGTAACGATATCAATGAGGATTTCGATTTTTTCATCTTCGGGCCAAATGTAAGCTGCGGCAACCTGGGACCTGTTAAACGGTGTTCGACGACCAACCCTTTCGCGGCGCAGCAAGGCGACAACCACACCGGCTTGAACGCCACCGAAACGGACGTATCTGAAGGCCCCGGGGAAGCCGGAAACAGTTTTTTGAGCATGCTCGACGTCATCGCGGGGGAATCGTATTTTCTGGTCGTCGACAGGCCGGTAGGTACAAGCAATTTTTCAATCAATTGGACAGGAACGGGAGGTTTCAATGACCCGCCGATTTTTGACCTGCCTTCGGGCACCACCACATTGGACATCGGGAAATGCGATGACGACAACATCGATGACCGCATCACCGAATTCAACCTGGAACAAAACACGCCGCTGATCATCGGCAACCAGTCAAATGTCACTGTGACGTATTACACCACGCAAAATGATGCGTTTGTTGGCACCAACGCGATTGCAAATACGGGCAATTTCCTCAATACCCAAAATCCACAGACAATTTATACCCGGATCGAAAACAACACGACGCACTGTTTCGCCAATGCTGAATTTAAGATTACGCTGAGCATCGTTTTTCCGTTTAAGGAATCGGTCACCTGTGATTCTACTGAAATCGACAACGACGACACAAACGGCCAGGCCGTATTCGACCTTGAGAAGGTAACGCAGGATGTGTTTGCCGGAATCGCATATGATAATCTGAACATCAGTTATTACCTGAACCAGGACGACGCCGACCACGACCGCAACCCATTGCCCAGATTTTTTCACAATACCGTGCCCGATGTCCAAACCATCATTATTAAAGCGTCAAACGGGGATTGCAGCGATACGGTAGCCATCAGGCTGATTGTCAATCCGCTTCCGCAGAAAATTACCGGGCATTATTTCCAATGTGATTCCGGTGAGCATCCCGACGGCCTGACGACTTTTGAGCTGCATAGGGCCGACGGTGTTTTCACGACGGCAAACCCAGGTATTGAAGTTGAGTATTTTGGAAGCATGTCAGACGTCCAGAACAACCTCCCGCTGCCGGCCTTTTTCGACAATACGGTCAATCCGCAGGCGGTGATCGTCAGGCAGACAAATCCCGATACGCAGTGCATCTCTTATGCTACGCTGATGCTCCACGGCGGTACGGATGATGCCCAGCCCGACATTGTGCTTAATAACTGCGATGTCTATGGTCAGGAAAACGGCTTCACGACGTTCAACCTTGACGACAGCCATATTGCGCTCACAGGCGGACAAATGCTTGCCTACTACAACACGCCGCAGGATGCGGTCATCCAGCAGCATGCCATCACGAACACCACCACATTCCCGAATCCGGTGGCCTACGAGTCATTCGTTTACGCGCGGATCGACGATGGCGGACTCAACTGCAGCATGATCAGACGCATCAGGCTGGTTGTGAATACCCTCCCGGATATCGAAGAGCAAAGCGACGGCAATGATTTTGTTTGTCTAAATAAACCCGACGAATTCATTACGATTGATGCGGCGGTACGCGATCCATTTTTTGCCGATTACGAATACTTATGGGAATACAACAGCATCCCTTTTCACATGAACACCTACTCCGTACAGGTCAACCATCCCGGAACTTACAAGGTGACCGTCATAAAGCCGACAGGCTGCCGGAAAGTCCGAACCGTTGAAGTGTTTCCTTCCTCAGATGCCACGATAGACTCGGTCGACATACAGGACATCACTTTCGGTACCAATACGGTGACCGTAAACCTCACACCGGATAGTATCGGCCAATACGTCTACAGCCTCGACAATCCGTCAGGTCCGTTCCAGGATTCCAACTTTTTCGATAATGTGGCGTCCGGCATCCATACGGTTTATGTGAAGGATGTGAACGGCTGCGGTATGGTGTCAAGGCTGATTGCCGTGCTGGGCATACCCGAGTACTTTACGCCGAACGGCGATGGGGTGCATGATTCCTGGAGGATTGACGGCGTAGACACCGTTTTCAATTCCGATACCAATGTGCTGATTTTTGATCGTTTCGGAAAATTCATCAAGGAAATCGCAAAGAACGACACCGGCGGCTGGGATGGTACTTTTCTGGGAAGGCCGCTGCCGTCAGATGATTACTGGTATGTCCTGAACCTCGAAGACGGCCGCACCATCAAGGGACACTTTGCCTTGCGAAGGTAA
- a CDS encoding T9SS type B sorting domain-containing protein, translating into MKKVLLFWCLLLAANCFPQFSKTHYIPPLSNSDAQEPQGQFIYISCPSLTPVNFRIIALGGAVVNGTVTRDNPYVFNIGAGFETQLLVSAVNVNSVMQNKGYIVEAEDQVYVTVRMTTTPMNFQGGGLVSKGLAALGTEFRVGAFINTLIPSITENHYTFASVLATDNNTEVTFAPPPGNTTITLINHEAFANSPQTVTLNRGESFTIAVQGTNNANADGLIGTLITSNKPIAVNCGSIAGTNGDAQNLDLGFDQIVSAERTGTEYIFIKGNGLDVVERPLIVANEPDTDVFLNGDTSPVATLDAGQYLSLSGSNYGPDGNLYIRTSHNAFAYQGMGGQISQANQNMCFLPPLSCETPRVIDNIPLINEIGTLTDFIGTVNIVTETGASLNFIINGQTYAFADLPPGITANGPFSVPGNPAYQTYTFQGLQGNISVYSTNQVYLSYFGSSGAATYGGFYSGFTFKPEIAFKNLDTGLASNCIPNIELSVNALTAFDEFQWYFNDVPISGAINRTFIPDAPGFYYVKAGISACNTELISDKIPVSSCAPDGDGDGVNDNADIDLDNDGIANCFESYGDAALDLSATNTGQIQVGTYSNQYAFASGASTGPQVPAPFTGGSDGSFVVETAAGLGNTTSEQFTFANPASIVVAYPDISAIENLLTSNGEYTLQVPENKTITLLNPDDQLLVDTNYDGFFESGITEFSSFEIRFRINGGLPVNAGSGTFSFRARDISTLRFIQKNLIDGSNIKSTFTLSLSCLPKDTDGDGVPDLGDSDSDNDAIPDRIEASGNLTPGAVTTDTNRNGMDDAVEPGLGQRDTDGDTVPDFYDLDSDNDGIYDITESGSNASDSDSDGRVDGAAFGTNGLSDALETTPDNGILNFGIANSDGLDSIPDSQSADSDGDGCYDVIEAGFDDGDGNGKLGLSPESVNLSNGLVTSAAGYSELPNNNYTTAAPIVIVLQPQDQTGCELQQVTFTVESNEVNGYKWQVGTDETGYADLTNNSQYTGADTASLTVAALSPSMSGYRYRVVMQKDGNSCGLISDPAILTVNARPVVAASITLVQCESDLDHLADFNLREKENQISANATNETFSYFSTQNAAETNDTNEQITNELAYNNSNGNTIWVRIVNSNGCYNVTRMDLIVSATQIPAGFSRSFSECDDFIDTNQDDHDGIAGFDFSSVTADINAILGNSSNYTVRYYKKEADALQENDALGNPLSIGDISNYRNVGYPTEQQIWVRVESTADNACFGLGPYITLTVEPLPVFHEVAVQKQCDRDLTDNAIDYDFPTTGLQQAILQGQTGVTVAYYDQDNNALPSPLPNPFRTATQDIRVVLTNDSGRRCVEGGIISFVVYARPIAHPVTVAARCDDLPNDTDGKVVFDTSAVEATLLQGQMGFVVKYFAEDGTPIPSPFPVTYESFSQNVTAIVENPLNPDCSDTTTISFTVHPLPEILEDHTEIICTGIVNESVTLFAGLANGNPGRFNYEWARNGVLIPNAITDRLTVNEDGVYTTRIIDKVTGCFRTRANTVVYSEVATITSVDINDLSDANSVQVNATGAGKYEYSLDDGPFQDSAYFNNVTAGFHEIVVNDKNGCGTTAKTIAVVGAPPFFTPNGDGYNDYWKIKGVNALFHTKSVVYIFDRYGKLLKEIPSGTDIGWDGVYNGNPLPADDYWFLLKLDDGRTARGHFTLKR; encoded by the coding sequence AACGGTACGGTCACAAGAGACAATCCTTACGTATTTAATATCGGGGCCGGATTTGAAACACAGTTGCTCGTAAGCGCTGTAAACGTCAATTCGGTTATGCAGAACAAGGGTTACATTGTCGAGGCCGAAGACCAGGTGTATGTGACAGTCAGGATGACTACGACCCCGATGAATTTTCAGGGTGGCGGACTGGTTTCAAAAGGATTGGCAGCACTCGGGACAGAATTCCGTGTGGGCGCATTCATCAACACGCTGATCCCGTCAATTACTGAAAACCATTATACCTTTGCATCGGTATTGGCCACTGACAACAATACCGAGGTCACCTTTGCACCACCGCCCGGAAATACCACGATTACCTTAATCAACCACGAGGCCTTTGCCAACAGTCCGCAAACCGTCACCTTAAACCGCGGCGAGAGTTTTACCATTGCAGTACAGGGAACAAACAACGCCAATGCTGACGGACTGATCGGCACGCTGATCACTTCCAACAAGCCCATTGCCGTAAACTGCGGTTCGATCGCCGGGACGAATGGCGACGCGCAAAATCTGGATCTGGGATTCGACCAGATCGTATCTGCGGAGCGTACCGGGACGGAATACATTTTCATCAAGGGCAACGGACTCGACGTGGTGGAGCGTCCGCTGATTGTTGCAAACGAACCTGATACGGACGTATTCCTCAATGGCGATACTTCCCCAGTAGCCACACTGGATGCCGGGCAATATTTATCGTTAAGCGGTTCAAACTACGGGCCCGATGGCAATCTGTATATAAGGACATCACACAATGCATTTGCCTACCAGGGCATGGGCGGCCAAATTAGCCAGGCGAACCAGAACATGTGCTTCCTTCCCCCGTTAAGTTGCGAGACGCCACGGGTGATTGATAATATCCCGTTGATAAATGAGATTGGAACGCTTACCGATTTTATCGGCACCGTGAACATTGTTACCGAAACCGGCGCGTCCCTAAATTTTATCATCAACGGGCAGACGTACGCTTTCGCAGACCTGCCGCCCGGTATAACGGCGAACGGCCCGTTTAGCGTACCCGGGAATCCGGCTTATCAAACCTATACTTTCCAGGGACTTCAGGGCAACATTTCGGTGTACTCGACAAATCAGGTATACCTATCGTATTTCGGGTCGAGCGGCGCGGCAACTTACGGCGGATTCTATTCCGGTTTTACGTTCAAGCCTGAAATCGCTTTCAAGAACCTCGACACCGGCCTCGCATCGAATTGCATCCCCAACATCGAACTCTCAGTCAATGCGTTAACTGCCTTTGACGAATTTCAGTGGTATTTTAACGACGTGCCGATTTCAGGCGCCATAAACAGGACGTTCATCCCCGATGCGCCGGGATTTTATTACGTGAAAGCCGGGATTTCGGCATGCAATACCGAATTGATTTCTGATAAAATCCCTGTGAGTTCGTGTGCGCCCGACGGCGACGGCGATGGCGTAAATGACAATGCCGACATCGACCTCGACAATGATGGCATCGCCAATTGTTTCGAATCTTACGGGGACGCCGCGCTTGATTTATCGGCCACCAACACGGGGCAGATACAGGTTGGGACGTATTCGAATCAATATGCGTTTGCTTCAGGCGCCTCGACCGGGCCACAGGTACCTGCGCCTTTCACAGGCGGCAGCGACGGCAGTTTTGTAGTGGAAACCGCAGCCGGATTGGGGAACACCACTTCAGAACAATTTACTTTTGCAAATCCCGCAAGTATCGTTGTCGCCTATCCCGACATCTCGGCCATCGAAAACCTGCTTACTTCTAACGGGGAATACACACTGCAGGTTCCGGAAAACAAGACCATCACGCTGCTCAATCCCGATGATCAGTTGCTCGTCGACACCAACTATGATGGTTTTTTTGAAAGTGGCATCACGGAATTTTCGTCGTTTGAAATCCGTTTCAGGATCAATGGCGGACTGCCTGTCAATGCAGGAAGCGGTACTTTTTCATTCCGCGCAAGGGACATCAGCACGCTGCGCTTCATTCAAAAAAACCTCATCGATGGTAGCAATATCAAGTCGACCTTTACCTTATCCTTGTCCTGCCTGCCAAAAGATACCGATGGTGACGGCGTGCCTGATCTGGGTGATTCGGATTCGGATAACGATGCAATCCCTGACCGTATCGAAGCCTCAGGAAATCTCACCCCAGGCGCTGTAACAACCGATACAAACCGCAACGGCATGGACGATGCTGTCGAGCCCGGACTGGGGCAGCGGGATACAGACGGCGACACGGTCCCGGATTTTTACGATCTTGACAGCGATAACGACGGCATTTATGATATAACAGAATCGGGATCAAATGCCTCCGATTCAGACAGTGACGGCCGAGTTGACGGCGCGGCATTTGGCACAAACGGTTTATCAGATGCTTTGGAAACCACGCCGGACAACGGCATCCTGAATTTCGGCATTGCCAATTCAGACGGTTTGGACAGCATCCCTGATTCCCAATCGGCAGACAGCGATGGCGACGGTTGTTACGACGTAATCGAAGCCGGATTCGACGATGGCGATGGTAATGGTAAATTAGGGTTGTCACCCGAATCCGTTAATTTGTCGAACGGTTTGGTCACATCGGCTGCCGGTTACAGCGAATTGCCTAATAACAATTATACCACCGCCGCACCCATTGTCATTGTGCTTCAGCCTCAGGACCAGACCGGTTGCGAATTGCAGCAGGTAACTTTTACGGTAGAGAGCAATGAAGTGAACGGATACAAGTGGCAGGTGGGCACTGATGAAACCGGCTACGCCGATCTTACCAACAATTCCCAGTATACGGGCGCTGACACCGCTTCACTGACTGTGGCCGCGCTCAGCCCATCGATGTCAGGATACCGCTACCGCGTTGTGATGCAGAAAGACGGCAACAGTTGCGGCCTGATTTCGGATCCGGCAATACTCACCGTCAATGCAAGGCCTGTCGTTGCGGCCTCCATCACTTTGGTGCAGTGTGAATCAGACCTTGACCACCTTGCTGATTTCAATTTGAGGGAAAAAGAAAATCAGATTTCGGCAAATGCCACCAATGAAACTTTTTCATATTTCAGCACGCAAAACGCTGCGGAAACCAATGACACCAATGAGCAGATTACTAACGAACTTGCCTACAACAACAGTAATGGCAATACAATCTGGGTTCGGATCGTAAACAGCAACGGTTGTTACAACGTGACGCGTATGGACCTGATTGTATCAGCGACCCAGATACCAGCCGGATTTTCAAGGTCTTTTTCTGAATGCGACGACTTCATCGACACCAACCAGGATGACCATGACGGTATTGCCGGATTTGACTTCAGTTCCGTGACCGCTGATATCAATGCGATCCTGGGCAACAGCAGCAACTACACCGTCAGGTATTACAAGAAGGAGGCTGACGCATTACAGGAAAATGACGCCCTTGGCAATCCGCTTTCCATTGGTGACATTTCAAATTACCGCAACGTAGGATATCCAACCGAGCAGCAAATCTGGGTCCGGGTCGAAAGTACTGCAGACAATGCCTGTTTCGGATTGGGGCCCTACATTACCTTGACAGTGGAGCCGCTTCCGGTGTTTCATGAGGTTGCCGTGCAAAAGCAATGCGACCGTGACTTGACGGACAACGCAATCGATTATGATTTTCCGACAACAGGTTTACAGCAAGCCATCCTGCAGGGACAGACGGGCGTCACAGTAGCGTATTACGACCAGGACAATAACGCTTTGCCGAGTCCGCTGCCCAATCCATTCAGGACCGCGACGCAGGACATCAGGGTAGTCCTCACAAACGACTCCGGCAGGCGCTGCGTTGAGGGGGGTATCATTTCGTTCGTCGTCTATGCCCGCCCGATAGCACATCCCGTTACCGTTGCGGCCCGTTGCGATGACCTGCCGAATGACACGGATGGTAAGGTGGTGTTTGATACCAGCGCAGTCGAGGCAACCTTATTACAGGGACAGATGGGATTTGTGGTAAAATATTTTGCCGAAGACGGAACTCCGATTCCGAGTCCGTTTCCGGTGACGTACGAAAGTTTTTCCCAAAATGTGACCGCCATTGTTGAAAACCCTTTGAATCCGGACTGTTCGGACACCACTACGATTTCCTTCACGGTGCACCCATTGCCGGAGATACTTGAAGACCATACGGAAATTATCTGTACCGGAATTGTCAATGAAAGTGTGACGTTATTTGCCGGACTAGCAAACGGGAATCCCGGCAGGTTTAATTACGAATGGGCCAGGAACGGCGTGCTTATTCCCAATGCGATTACCGACAGGCTCACAGTCAATGAAGACGGTGTGTACACCACCCGGATAATTGATAAAGTTACGGGCTGCTTCCGGACCAGGGCCAATACAGTCGTGTATTCTGAAGTGGCAACGATCACATCAGTGGACATCAACGACCTGAGCGATGCCAATTCGGTGCAGGTTAACGCCACCGGCGCAGGCAAGTACGAATACAGTCTGGATGACGGGCCGTTTCAGGACAGCGCCTATTTCAATAATGTCACAGCCGGCTTCCATGAGATCGTCGTCAATGACAAGAATGGTTGCGGAACGACAGCCAAAACCATCGCGGTCGTGGGCGCACCGCCTTTCTTCACGCCCAATGGAGATGGCTACAACGACTATTGGAAAATTAAAGGCGTCAACGCGCTGTTCCATACAAAATCAGTCGTTTATATTTTTGACCGGTATGGTAAACTGCTGAAAGAAATACCATCCGGAACCGACATCGGCTGGGATGGGGTTTACAATGGCAATCCGCTGCCCGCGGACGATTACTGGTTCCTGCTGAAACTCGACGATGGCCGGACCGCAAGAGGACATTTTACACTCAAACGATAA